Proteins from a genomic interval of Micromonospora sp. NBC_00389:
- a CDS encoding SDR family NAD(P)-dependent oxidoreductase, with translation MTTSTPITTPFTHDSTAMDVIQGVDLGGRRAIVTGGSSGIGVETARALASAGAQVTLAVRNTDAGQRVADDITATTGNDRILVAPLDLADQDSVADFVANWDGPVHILVDNAGIMAAPLSRTPQGWEMQFATNHLGHFALATGLRPALAAADGARIVSVSSAAHLRSPVVFEDIQYDRRAYEPWQAYGQSKTANVLFAVEATRRWADDGIVANSLMPGAIRTNLQRYVSDEELDRLRAGNAAAWKTPEQGAATSVLVAASPLLDGVGGRYFEDSQEAGPAKPGDRRGVAEYALDPEAAERLWEVSTQLLKG, from the coding sequence ATGACGACGAGCACCCCGATCACCACACCGTTCACCCATGACTCCACCGCCATGGACGTGATCCAGGGCGTGGACCTCGGCGGGCGGCGGGCGATCGTCACCGGCGGGTCGTCGGGCATCGGCGTGGAGACCGCCCGCGCGCTGGCCAGCGCCGGCGCGCAGGTCACCCTGGCCGTCCGCAACACCGACGCCGGGCAGCGCGTCGCCGACGACATCACCGCCACGACCGGCAACGACCGGATCCTGGTCGCCCCGCTCGACCTCGCCGACCAGGACTCGGTCGCCGACTTCGTGGCCAACTGGGACGGCCCGGTGCACATCCTGGTCGACAACGCCGGCATCATGGCCGCGCCGCTGAGCCGGACCCCCCAGGGCTGGGAGATGCAGTTCGCCACCAACCACCTGGGGCACTTCGCGCTCGCCACCGGACTGCGCCCGGCGCTGGCCGCCGCCGACGGGGCCCGGATCGTCTCGGTCAGCTCCGCCGCGCACCTGCGCTCGCCGGTGGTCTTCGAGGACATCCAGTACGACCGCCGGGCGTACGAGCCGTGGCAGGCGTACGGGCAGTCCAAGACGGCCAACGTGCTCTTCGCCGTCGAGGCGACCCGGCGCTGGGCCGACGACGGCATCGTGGCCAACTCGCTGATGCCCGGGGCGATCCGGACCAACCTCCAGCGCTACGTCAGCGACGAGGAACTCGACCGGTTGCGCGCGGGCAACGCGGCGGCCTGGAAGACCCCCGAGCAGGGTGCCGCTACCTCGGTGCTGGTCGCCGCGTCGCCGCTGCTCGACGGGGTCGGCGGGCGGTACTTCGAGGACAGCCAGGAGGCCGGCCCGGCCAAGCCCGGCGATCGTCGCGGCGTCGCGGAGTACGCGCTGGACCCGGAGGCCGCCGAGCGGCTCTGGGAGGTCTCGACCCAGCTGCTCAAGGGCTGA
- the lpdA gene encoding dihydrolipoyl dehydrogenase translates to MSEPNDATFDIVILGGGSGGYATALRAVQLGLTVALVEKGKLGGTCLHNGCIPTKALLHAAEIADQTRESEQFGVKAELVGIDMAGVNAYKDGVVSRLYKGLQGMLKGNKSITIVEGRGTLVAPNTVEVDGKRYTGRNVVLASGSYAKSLPGLEVDGERILTSDHALVLDRIPASAIVLGGGVIGVEFASVWKSFGVDVTIVEALPRLVAAEDEESSKALERAFRKRKINFKVGKPFEKVEKTENGVKLTIQGGETVEAELLLVAVGRGPNTANLGYEEQGVKMDRGYVLTDERLRTSVPNVYAVGDIVPGLQLAHRGFQQGIFVAEEIAGQTPAVIDEVGIPRVTYSDPELASVGLTEAKAKEQYGADKVKTYNYNLGGNGKSQILKTAGFVKLVRVDDGPVVGVHMVGARVGELVGEAQLIYNWEAYPAEVAQLVHAHPTQNEALGEAHLALAGKPLHAHA, encoded by the coding sequence GTGAGCGAGCCGAACGACGCAACCTTCGACATCGTCATCCTCGGAGGTGGCAGCGGCGGCTACGCGACCGCCCTGCGTGCCGTCCAACTGGGCCTGACGGTCGCCCTGGTCGAGAAGGGCAAGCTCGGCGGCACCTGCCTGCACAACGGCTGCATTCCGACCAAGGCGCTGCTGCACGCGGCGGAGATCGCCGACCAGACCCGCGAGTCGGAGCAGTTCGGTGTGAAGGCCGAGCTGGTCGGGATCGACATGGCCGGGGTCAACGCGTACAAGGACGGGGTGGTCTCCCGCCTGTACAAGGGCCTGCAGGGCATGCTCAAGGGCAACAAGTCGATCACCATCGTCGAGGGGCGCGGCACGCTGGTCGCGCCGAACACCGTCGAGGTGGACGGCAAGCGCTACACCGGCCGCAACGTGGTGCTGGCCTCCGGCTCGTACGCCAAGAGCCTGCCCGGCCTGGAGGTCGACGGCGAGCGGATCCTGACCAGTGACCACGCCCTGGTTCTGGACCGGATCCCCGCCTCCGCGATCGTGCTCGGTGGCGGTGTGATCGGCGTCGAGTTCGCCAGCGTGTGGAAGTCCTTCGGGGTGGACGTGACGATCGTCGAGGCGCTGCCCCGCCTGGTGGCCGCCGAGGACGAGGAGTCGTCGAAGGCGCTGGAGCGGGCGTTCCGCAAGCGGAAGATCAACTTCAAGGTCGGCAAGCCGTTCGAGAAGGTCGAGAAGACCGAGAACGGCGTCAAGCTGACCATCCAGGGCGGCGAGACCGTCGAGGCCGAGCTGCTGCTCGTCGCCGTCGGTCGCGGCCCGAACACCGCCAACCTCGGGTACGAGGAGCAGGGCGTCAAGATGGACCGCGGCTACGTGCTGACCGACGAGCGGCTGCGCACCAGCGTGCCGAACGTCTACGCGGTCGGCGACATCGTGCCCGGCCTCCAGCTCGCGCACCGCGGCTTCCAGCAGGGCATCTTCGTCGCCGAGGAGATCGCCGGCCAGACCCCGGCCGTGATCGACGAGGTCGGCATCCCGCGGGTCACCTACTCCGACCCGGAGCTGGCGTCGGTCGGCCTGACCGAGGCGAAGGCCAAGGAGCAGTACGGCGCCGACAAGGTGAAGACGTACAACTACAACCTGGGTGGCAACGGCAAGAGCCAGATCCTCAAGACCGCCGGCTTCGTGAAGCTGGTCCGGGTGGACGACGGCCCGGTGGTCGGCGTGCACATGGTCGGCGCCCGGGTGGGTGAGCTGGTCGGCGAGGCGCAGCTCATCTACAACTGGGAGGCCTACCCGGCCGAGGTCGCCCAGCTCGTGCACGCCCACCCGACCCAGAACGAGGCCCTGGGCGAGGCGCACCTGGCCCTCGCCGGCAAGCCGCTGCACGCGCACGCCTGA
- a CDS encoding leucyl aminopeptidase, whose translation MTSPRTTTLSLVDTDPAELAVDAIVIGVHSQTGEQDATSGRTGTLLLASGAESIAAAFDGKLTETLALLGATGGPGEVIKLATLGTITAPVVAAVGLGPEPSGAAPAPETLRRATGAAIRALAGAPKVALAMPLPDDADAPAALRAVAEGALLGGYRFAGYKTRPQPARREPVAEVLVAVPDAGDEGAQAEISRAQVVAGAVRLSRDWVNTAPNELRPPSFADAVADAARAAGLGVEVLDEAALVAGGYGGIVAVGQGSEAPPRLVKLTYTPQGGGNGKRVALVGKGITFDTGGISIKPAQGMWEMKSDMAGAAAVGAAMLAIAGLKPAVAVSAYLPMAENMPSGTSYRPGDVISMYSGKKVEVLNTDAEGRMILADAIARACEDGTDYLFETSTLTGGQVIALGKRMAGVMGTPELCERVRTVGDAVGEPAWPMPLPDDVRKGMDSDVADISQVNAGMDRAGHMLQGGVFLREFVTDDVAWAHIDIAGPGYHSGEPTGYWTKGGTGVPVRTLVQLVEDVAVNG comes from the coding sequence GTGACATCACCCCGCACCACCACCCTGAGCCTGGTCGACACCGACCCGGCGGAACTCGCCGTCGACGCGATCGTGATCGGCGTGCACAGCCAGACCGGAGAGCAGGACGCCACCAGCGGCCGCACCGGCACCCTGCTGCTCGCCAGCGGCGCGGAGAGCATCGCCGCCGCGTTCGACGGCAAGCTGACCGAGACCCTGGCGCTGCTCGGCGCGACCGGTGGCCCGGGCGAGGTGATCAAGCTGGCCACGCTGGGCACGATCACCGCCCCGGTGGTCGCCGCGGTCGGGCTCGGCCCGGAGCCCTCGGGTGCCGCCCCGGCCCCGGAGACGCTGCGCCGGGCGACCGGCGCGGCGATCCGAGCTCTGGCCGGCGCACCGAAGGTGGCCCTGGCCATGCCGCTGCCGGACGACGCCGACGCGCCGGCCGCCCTGCGCGCGGTCGCGGAGGGCGCGCTGCTCGGCGGGTACCGGTTCGCCGGCTACAAGACCCGGCCGCAGCCGGCCCGGCGGGAGCCGGTGGCCGAGGTGCTGGTCGCGGTGCCGGACGCCGGTGACGAGGGCGCCCAGGCCGAGATCAGCCGGGCGCAGGTGGTGGCCGGCGCGGTCCGGCTCAGCCGGGACTGGGTGAACACCGCGCCGAACGAGCTGCGCCCGCCGTCGTTCGCCGACGCCGTGGCCGACGCCGCCCGTGCCGCGGGCCTCGGCGTTGAGGTGCTGGACGAGGCGGCGCTGGTCGCTGGCGGGTACGGCGGCATCGTCGCGGTCGGGCAGGGTTCGGAGGCTCCGCCGCGGCTGGTGAAGCTGACCTACACCCCGCAGGGTGGCGGCAACGGCAAGCGGGTCGCGCTGGTCGGCAAGGGGATCACGTTCGACACCGGCGGCATCTCGATCAAGCCGGCGCAGGGCATGTGGGAGATGAAGTCCGACATGGCGGGCGCCGCCGCGGTGGGCGCCGCCATGCTGGCGATCGCCGGGCTCAAGCCGGCGGTGGCGGTCAGCGCCTACCTGCCGATGGCGGAGAACATGCCGTCGGGCACCAGCTACCGGCCGGGCGACGTGATCAGCATGTACAGCGGCAAGAAGGTGGAGGTGCTCAACACCGACGCCGAGGGCCGGATGATCCTGGCCGACGCGATCGCCCGCGCCTGCGAGGACGGCACCGACTACCTGTTCGAGACCTCCACCCTGACCGGCGGCCAGGTCATCGCGCTCGGCAAGCGGATGGCCGGCGTGATGGGCACCCCCGAGCTGTGCGAGCGGGTCCGGACGGTCGGCGACGCGGTCGGCGAGCCGGCCTGGCCGATGCCGCTGCCGGACGACGTGCGCAAGGGCATGGACTCCGACGTGGCGGACATCTCGCAGGTCAACGCCGGGATGGACCGGGCCGGTCACATGCTGCAGGGCGGCGTGTTCCTGCGCGAGTTCGTGACCGACGACGTGGCGTGGGCGCACATCGACATCGCCGGGCCGGGCTACCACTCCGGCGAGCCGACCGGCTACTGGACCAAGGGCGGCACCGGCGTGCCGGTCCGCACCCTGGTGCAGCTGGTCGAGGACGTCGCCGTCAACGGCTGA
- a CDS encoding TetR/AcrR family transcriptional regulator, with protein MPETGPRPLRADALRNRERLLEAAVQAFSRPGPEVTLDAIAREAGVGIGTLYRHFPTREALVEAAYRNELGKLCEAAPELLDRLPPDRALRDWMSRFIDYLATKRGMADALRLVIAAGANPYAQSRDRLLEALGRLLAAGVAAGSVRADVETGDVLVSLSGISLAAGERAQADRLLDLLMDGLRHRRAG; from the coding sequence GTGCCGGAGACCGGCCCCCGCCCGCTACGGGCAGACGCGTTGCGCAACCGGGAGCGGCTGCTGGAGGCCGCGGTCCAGGCGTTTTCCCGCCCCGGGCCGGAGGTAACGCTCGACGCCATCGCCCGGGAGGCCGGGGTGGGCATCGGCACCCTCTACCGCCACTTCCCCACCCGCGAGGCGCTGGTCGAGGCGGCGTACCGCAACGAGCTCGGCAAGCTCTGCGAGGCCGCGCCTGAACTGCTCGACCGGTTGCCGCCGGATCGGGCGCTACGCGACTGGATGTCCCGGTTCATCGACTACCTCGCCACCAAGCGCGGGATGGCCGACGCCCTGCGCCTGGTGATCGCCGCCGGCGCCAACCCGTACGCGCAGAGCCGGGACCGGCTGCTGGAGGCGCTGGGCCGGCTGCTGGCCGCAGGCGTCGCGGCTGGCAGCGTCCGGGCGGACGTGGAAACCGGCGACGTGCTGGTAAGCCTGAGCGGGATCTCCCTGGCCGCCGGTGAGCGTGCCCAGGCCGACCGGCTGCTCGACCTACTGATGGACGGCTTGCGGCACCGACGAGCGGGCTGA
- a CDS encoding DUF2314 domain-containing protein, with translation MLITDDFLPVPVPESLSATYLVPMAGLPKVSTKTAVAALTGRLAEPVHGLARQMLDSPLMSVDTRPIAEFPELPPDLLTAFGATEAQLARLAAASHLVVVQAEYRPGWPPAHEWAARAVAAAVAESVDGDVVDVFGLQFLDPATALRSLPDEQGRIRLVDWVLVPYSSDVEGLWFTTKGLRRFGLLELQTQGVPDHLTRAWGAVMTGAARRLLRDWTDGLNGEEVPAFVQLPVLATVTGHDIAVAYGNPDQHGATAPVLLRLELDPATDPEADSFLSLRPPPGHPGPDGRYYAAACATLFAGIQPDVRYARSGDAMSRAVATARAALGDARTRFVAGHLPTESQLVVKYGLPGDDGPEYVWAGVTSWEAPERIVGVSASDAATDPSVRIGVPVVVEATDVVDWAVLDATGVIEGGWTQAVLDSGEPPTPTP, from the coding sequence ATGCTCATCACGGACGACTTCCTGCCCGTACCGGTCCCGGAGTCGCTCAGCGCGACCTACCTGGTGCCGATGGCGGGGCTACCGAAGGTCAGCACGAAGACCGCTGTGGCGGCGCTGACCGGCCGGCTGGCCGAGCCGGTGCACGGGTTGGCCCGGCAGATGCTGGACAGCCCGCTGATGAGCGTGGACACCCGGCCGATCGCGGAGTTCCCCGAGCTACCACCGGACCTGCTCACCGCGTTCGGCGCCACCGAGGCGCAACTGGCGCGGCTCGCCGCGGCAAGTCACCTGGTGGTGGTGCAGGCCGAGTACCGGCCCGGCTGGCCGCCCGCGCACGAGTGGGCGGCCCGCGCGGTCGCGGCTGCCGTGGCGGAATCCGTCGACGGCGACGTGGTGGACGTCTTCGGCCTGCAGTTCCTCGACCCGGCGACCGCGCTGCGCTCGCTCCCCGATGAGCAGGGCCGGATCCGGTTGGTGGACTGGGTGCTGGTGCCGTACTCCTCGGATGTGGAGGGTCTGTGGTTCACCACCAAGGGGCTGCGCCGCTTCGGGCTGCTGGAGTTGCAGACCCAGGGGGTGCCCGACCACCTCACCCGGGCCTGGGGCGCGGTGATGACCGGGGCGGCGCGACGACTGCTGCGGGACTGGACCGACGGGCTCAACGGCGAGGAGGTGCCGGCGTTCGTGCAGTTGCCGGTGCTGGCCACGGTGACCGGGCATGACATCGCGGTGGCGTACGGCAACCCGGACCAGCACGGGGCGACCGCCCCGGTGCTGCTGCGCCTTGAGTTGGACCCGGCGACCGACCCGGAGGCCGACTCGTTCCTCAGCCTGCGCCCGCCGCCCGGGCATCCCGGTCCGGACGGGCGCTACTACGCGGCCGCCTGCGCGACGCTGTTCGCCGGGATCCAGCCGGACGTGCGCTACGCGCGCTCCGGCGACGCGATGAGCCGGGCGGTCGCCACTGCCCGGGCCGCGCTGGGCGACGCCCGGACCCGGTTCGTCGCCGGTCACCTGCCGACGGAGTCACAGCTGGTGGTCAAGTACGGCCTGCCCGGCGACGACGGTCCGGAGTACGTCTGGGCGGGCGTCACGTCGTGGGAAGCCCCGGAGCGGATCGTGGGCGTCAGCGCCAGCGACGCGGCCACCGACCCCTCGGTGCGAATCGGCGTCCCGGTCGTGGTGGAGGCGACCGACGTGGTCGACTGGGCGGTGCTGGACGCCACCGGCGTCATCGAGGGCGGCTGGACCCAGGCCGTCCTCGACTCCGGCGAACCCCCGACCCCCACCCCCTGA
- a CDS encoding adenosylcobinamide-GDP ribazoletransferase, with amino-acid sequence MPAESRLVAGARLAVTTFTTLPVRAGRIDRPVAGAAMALAPAVGALLGVLLAGVLLLAGALAPPLVAAGVTVGAAALLTRGLHLDGLADTVDALGSYRRGAAALEIMKKPDVGPFGVVALVVVLLVQAAALAELAGRSWPACLAAVVAATAAGRLGVTVACRRGVPAARPDGLGAMVAGTVGPAALAAGAVAVVLLAVPAVPDRPWQGPLAVAVALAVAVPLLTHVVRRLGGITGDVLGATVEAVTTLVYVGLVLSG; translated from the coding sequence GTGCCGGCTGAGTCGCGGCTCGTCGCGGGGGCCCGGCTGGCGGTTACCACGTTCACCACCCTGCCGGTACGGGCCGGGCGGATCGACCGCCCGGTGGCCGGCGCCGCGATGGCGCTCGCCCCGGCGGTCGGCGCGCTGCTCGGCGTACTGCTGGCCGGCGTACTGCTGCTGGCCGGTGCGCTTGCTCCCCCGCTGGTGGCCGCCGGTGTGACCGTGGGCGCCGCAGCCCTGCTCACCCGAGGGCTGCACCTGGATGGGCTGGCCGACACCGTGGACGCGCTCGGCTCGTACCGGCGGGGCGCGGCCGCGCTGGAGATCATGAAGAAACCGGACGTCGGCCCGTTCGGGGTGGTCGCCCTGGTGGTCGTCCTGCTGGTGCAGGCGGCGGCACTCGCCGAGCTGGCCGGGCGGTCCTGGCCGGCCTGCCTCGCGGCGGTGGTCGCGGCGACCGCCGCCGGGCGGCTGGGCGTGACGGTGGCCTGCCGGCGGGGCGTGCCGGCTGCCCGGCCGGACGGGCTGGGCGCCATGGTGGCCGGCACGGTCGGCCCCGCCGCGCTGGCCGCCGGCGCGGTCGCCGTCGTGCTGCTGGCGGTGCCCGCGGTGCCGGACCGGCCCTGGCAGGGGCCGCTGGCCGTCGCCGTCGCACTCGCCGTCGCGGTGCCGCTGCTCACCCACGTGGTACGCCGGCTCGGCGGGATCACCGGCGACGTGCTCGGCGCGACTGTCGAGGCGGTCACCACGCTGGTCTACGTCGGTCTGGTGCTGTCCGGCTGA
- the gcvT gene encoding glycine cleavage system aminomethyltransferase GcvT produces MTDVTSSAAETRLRRSPLHERHTALGAKFAPFGGWEMPLEYAGGGVLKEHAAVRTAVGVFDVSHLGKARVSGPGAAEFVDACLSNDLGRIGPGRAQYTLCCDDATGGVVDDIIAYLYADDHVFLIPNAANTAEVVRRLRAAAPKQITVTDEHQAYAVLAVQGPRSAELLAALGLPTEHGYMSFSAASLAGVELTVCRTGYTGELGYELVVPAEHAVPVWDALFAAGESFELRACGLAARDTLRTEMGYPLHGQDLSLEITPVQARSGWAVGWDKPAFWGRDALLAEKAAGPRRTLRGLVAVDRAIPRPGMTLHVGDAQVGTVTSGTFSPTRKQGIALALLDTDAKLADGDLVEIEIRGRRAPMQVTRPPFVNPSVK; encoded by the coding sequence ATGACCGACGTGACCTCCTCCGCCGCCGAGACCCGGCTGCGCCGTTCCCCGCTGCACGAGCGGCACACCGCTCTCGGTGCCAAGTTCGCCCCCTTCGGGGGCTGGGAGATGCCGCTGGAGTACGCCGGCGGTGGGGTGCTCAAGGAGCACGCCGCGGTGCGTACGGCGGTGGGGGTCTTCGACGTGTCGCACCTGGGCAAGGCCCGGGTGAGCGGCCCCGGCGCGGCCGAGTTCGTCGACGCCTGCCTCAGCAACGACCTGGGCCGGATCGGTCCGGGTCGGGCGCAGTACACGCTCTGCTGCGACGACGCCACCGGCGGCGTGGTGGACGACATCATCGCCTACCTGTACGCCGACGACCACGTCTTCCTCATCCCGAACGCCGCGAACACCGCCGAGGTCGTGCGCCGGCTGCGCGCCGCCGCGCCGAAGCAGATCACCGTCACCGACGAGCACCAGGCGTACGCGGTGCTGGCCGTGCAGGGCCCGCGCTCGGCGGAGCTGCTGGCCGCCCTCGGCCTGCCCACCGAGCACGGCTACATGAGCTTCTCCGCCGCCAGCCTGGCTGGGGTGGAGCTGACGGTCTGCCGCACCGGCTACACCGGTGAGCTGGGCTACGAGCTGGTGGTGCCGGCGGAGCACGCGGTCCCGGTCTGGGATGCGCTCTTCGCGGCCGGCGAGAGTTTCGAGCTGCGTGCCTGCGGGTTGGCCGCCCGGGACACGCTGCGTACCGAGATGGGCTACCCGCTGCACGGGCAGGACCTGTCCCTGGAGATCACCCCGGTGCAGGCCCGCTCCGGGTGGGCGGTTGGCTGGGACAAGCCGGCCTTCTGGGGCCGCGACGCCCTGCTCGCCGAGAAGGCTGCCGGCCCTCGCCGTACGCTGCGCGGCCTGGTGGCCGTCGACCGGGCCATTCCGCGGCCCGGGATGACCCTGCACGTCGGCGACGCGCAGGTCGGCACGGTGACCAGCGGCACCTTCTCACCGACCCGCAAGCAGGGCATCGCGCTGGCCCTGCTGGACACCGACGCCAAGCTCGCCGACGGCGACCTCGTCGAGATCGAGATCCGCGGCCGCCGGGCCCCCATGCAGGTGACCCGCCCCCCGTTCGTCAACCCCTCAGTCAAATAA
- the sucB gene encoding 2-oxoglutarate dehydrogenase, E2 component, dihydrolipoamide succinyltransferase gives MPVSVTMPRLGESVTEGTVTRWLKQEGDTVEVDEPLLEVSTDKVDTEIPSPAAGVLSRIVVGEDETAEVGSELAVIAGEGESAGGGEAAPQEQQQAPAESVEPAAEPTAAAEGTTAEVAQDEAPAPAAARSGEGTAVKMPALGESVTEGTVTRWLKQVGDTIEVDEPLLEVSTDKVDTEIPSPVAGTVLEIKVPEDETAAVGADLAIIGVAGAAPAPAKPEPKPEPQAEAKPAPKAEPKVEEPTPGTSYNEPAAAAETSAQPAKAEQAAQPSAPTPTPQRPSAPAQGGGEEAAGYVTPLVRKLASEHGVDLSSLNGTGVGGRIRKQDVLEAAEKAKAAKAAPAAPQPAAAAAAPAKPVAKPQPSGKRGTTEKLTRIRKAIATRMQESLHEMAQLTTVIEVDVTRIAKLRTQAKDSFQQRHGVKLSFLPFFALAAVEALQTYPIVNARMDLAGGTITYPEAEHLGIAVDTERGLLVPVIHNAGDLNLGGIAKRVADLAERTRTNKISPDEIAGATFTLTNTGSRGALFDTPIVPSPQSAMLGTGAVVKRPVVVNDPDLGEVVAVRSMVYLALSYDHRLIDGADAARFLAAVKERLEAGNFESELGLA, from the coding sequence ATGCCGGTATCGGTCACCATGCCCCGGCTCGGCGAGAGCGTCACCGAGGGCACCGTCACTCGCTGGCTCAAGCAGGAGGGCGACACGGTCGAGGTCGACGAGCCCCTGCTCGAGGTCTCGACCGACAAGGTCGACACCGAGATCCCGTCGCCTGCGGCGGGCGTGCTGAGCCGCATCGTGGTCGGCGAGGACGAGACCGCCGAGGTTGGCAGCGAGCTGGCCGTCATCGCCGGTGAGGGCGAGTCGGCGGGTGGCGGCGAGGCCGCCCCGCAGGAGCAGCAGCAGGCCCCGGCCGAGTCGGTCGAGCCGGCCGCCGAGCCGACGGCCGCCGCCGAGGGCACCACCGCCGAGGTGGCCCAGGACGAGGCGCCGGCTCCGGCCGCCGCGCGTTCGGGCGAGGGCACCGCGGTGAAGATGCCGGCCCTGGGCGAGAGCGTCACCGAGGGTACGGTCACCCGCTGGCTCAAGCAGGTCGGCGACACCATCGAGGTGGACGAGCCGCTGCTGGAGGTCTCCACCGACAAGGTGGACACGGAGATCCCGTCGCCGGTCGCCGGCACGGTGCTGGAGATCAAAGTCCCCGAGGACGAGACCGCGGCGGTCGGCGCCGACCTGGCGATCATCGGCGTTGCCGGTGCGGCCCCCGCGCCGGCGAAGCCGGAGCCGAAGCCCGAGCCGCAGGCGGAGGCCAAGCCGGCGCCCAAGGCCGAGCCGAAGGTCGAGGAGCCGACCCCCGGCACGTCGTACAACGAGCCGGCCGCGGCGGCCGAGACCTCGGCGCAGCCGGCGAAGGCCGAGCAGGCCGCGCAGCCGTCCGCGCCGACCCCGACGCCGCAGCGCCCGTCCGCTCCGGCGCAGGGTGGCGGCGAGGAGGCCGCCGGTTACGTCACTCCGCTGGTGCGCAAGCTGGCCAGCGAGCACGGCGTCGACCTGTCCTCGCTCAACGGCACCGGCGTGGGTGGTCGGATCCGCAAGCAGGACGTGCTGGAGGCGGCCGAGAAGGCGAAGGCGGCCAAGGCCGCTCCCGCCGCGCCGCAGCCGGCCGCCGCCGCCGCGGCCCCGGCCAAGCCGGTCGCGAAGCCGCAGCCGAGCGGCAAGCGGGGCACCACGGAGAAGCTCACCCGGATCCGTAAGGCCATCGCCACGCGGATGCAGGAGTCGCTGCACGAGATGGCGCAGCTCACCACGGTGATCGAGGTGGACGTCACCCGGATCGCCAAGCTGCGGACGCAGGCGAAGGACTCCTTCCAGCAGCGGCACGGCGTGAAGCTGTCCTTCCTGCCGTTCTTCGCTCTCGCCGCCGTCGAGGCGCTGCAGACGTACCCGATCGTCAACGCCCGGATGGACCTGGCGGGCGGCACGATCACCTACCCGGAGGCGGAGCACCTCGGCATCGCCGTGGACACCGAGCGGGGTCTGCTGGTGCCGGTCATCCACAACGCCGGCGACCTCAACCTGGGCGGCATCGCCAAGCGGGTCGCGGACCTGGCCGAGCGGACCCGGACCAACAAGATCAGCCCGGACGAGATCGCCGGGGCGACCTTCACGCTGACCAACACGGGCAGCCGGGGCGCTCTCTTCGACACCCCGATCGTGCCGTCGCCGCAGTCGGCGATGCTCGGCACCGGTGCCGTGGTTAAGCGGCCGGTCGTGGTCAACGACCCGGATCTGGGCGAGGTCGTGGCGGTCCGGTCGATGGTCTACCTGGCCCTGTCCTACGACCACCGGCTGATCGACGGCGCCGACGCGGCCCGCTTCCTGGCCGCGGTCAAGGAGCGGCTGGAGGCCGGCAACTTCGAGTCGGAGCTGGGCCTGGCCTGA